Sequence from the Mauremys reevesii isolate NIE-2019 linkage group 5, ASM1616193v1, whole genome shotgun sequence genome:
GGGGAGCCCCACCACTTTCTAGGTACTCCCTCCCCTtggcctctggggcagggccccatCACCCCAAGGCTGCctaaccccagccctgggcacacGGAGCTGGAACAGACCCAGggcaggaagtgcagggcccaggCCCATTGGATGACTCCTGTGCCACAGGAGACAGGCGCTatggggcaggatggggtgggggcacaaTCTCTGTACCTACAGGAAGGATCTGTGGGGCACGGCTGGGGACAGAGACAGTCCATGCACCAATGaatgcgcggggggggggggggatgacaaTCCATGAACCCATGGGAGACCCTCTAGCCCTAGGTGGGGAGTGACTGTCCTGTCCCTATGGCCATGGCAAGGTGTGACTGTCCTGGTAGCCATGGAtgggctatggggtggggggagatggctCCAGTAGCTATGGGGGGGCCTATATTGCGAGGATGGAATGGTCCCGAAGCCACACAGGGAAGGACGTGGGTCCTGGTACCcacggggggggggtctggggtaGTAGGGGGCCCAGTACCCACGCGGGGGGGCTCTCGGGGGGGGATCCCGGTTCCCACgcgggggggcgcgggggcagTGAGGGCCGGGTGCCCACGCGGGGGGGGCTCTCGGGGGCCCGGTCCCCACgcgggggggctctggggcagcgagGGGCCCGGTCCCCACGCTGGGGCTCAAGGCCCGGTTCCCACGCGGGGCTCTCGGGGCCAGGTCCCCACgcgggggggctctggggcagtgaggggcccGGTCCCCACGCGGGGGGGGCTCTCGGGGGCCCGGTCCCCACgcgggggggctctggggcagtgAGGGCCTGGTTCCCACGCGGGGGGGGCTCTCGGGGGCCCGGTCCCCACacaggggggctctggggcagtgaggggcccGGTCCCCACGCGAGACACACCGATGTCCCGGAGGAAGAGGTGGCGGGTGATGTTCACGAAGCTCTCAGCAGAGATTCCCTCCAGCGCCAGCTCCAGCGGCCTCGGCTCCTCCGCGAAGGGGCAGAAGGTCCCGTCCGCCAGGGTCACCGTGAAGGGCTGGGGCCGGTCCGGGCCCTGCAGGGCGGCGCCTCCACCCACGTAGACCCAGGCCCCGGGGGCGCCGCCGGGGCTGCGGCAGAGCACGGGCCGGTCAGGCGGGGCGCGGAGCAGGGGTCCGCCCGGGGGCACAGCGGGGCGGGGTAGGGCCGGGGGCAGTGGGGCGGGgtaggctgggggcagtggggaagggagggcacaGCGGGAGGcagtggggcggggccgggggcagtggggcacagcgggggcagtggggtggggtaggccgggggcagtggggaagggaggggcacgcCGGGGGTGGGCGGGTAGGgccgggggcagtggggaagggaggggcacgccgggggcagtggggaaggaggggcacaGCGGGAGGCAGTGGGGCGGGGCGTAGGgccgggggcagtggggaaggaggggcacgCCGGGGCAGCGGGGGCACAGCCGGGGTGCAGTGGGGCGGGGCGTAGGgccgggggcagtggggaagggaggggcacagcGGGAGGcagtggggcggggccgggggcagtgggccgggccgggccgggggcagtggggcacagcgggggcagtggGGCGGGCGGGTAGGgccgggggcagtggggaagggaagggcacGCCGGGGGCAGTGGGCCGGGCCggcccgggccggggggggggcactcacCTGCGGGAGAGGCGGGCGCGGAAGGCGGCGGGGCGCAGCGCGGTCCAGGAGCAGCTCAGCTCGCCGCGGTAGGACTCCGCCTGGCAGGTCACGGCGCGGCCTGGGGGCGGGATGGGTCAGCATCGCCCGgagccccgcagcccccgccccgaCAGCCTGACCCCCGGGCGCTCCCTCCGCCCCCGACTGGTGCCCCCGCCCCCGACAGCCTGACCCCCCCGggcgcgccccccgccccccgacagCCTGACCCCCCCGtcagtccccccgccccccgactggtgccccccgcccccgacaGCCTGACCCCCCCGggcgctccccccgcccccgacagCCTGACCCCAGGCGCTCCCCGCCCCGACTGGTGCCCCCGCCCCGACAGCCTGACCCCGGGCGCTCCCCGCCCCGACAGCCTGACCCCCGGGCGCTCCCGCCCCGACTGGTGCCCCCGCCCCGACAGCCTGACCCCCGGGCGCTCCCGCCCCGACTGGTGCCCCGCCCCGACAGCCTGACCCCGGGCGCTCCCCGCCCCGACTGGTGCCCCCGCCCCCGACAGCCTGACCCCCCTGGGTGCTCCCCCCGCGCTCCCCGCTCTGCGCCCTGGTAGCAGACAGCTCTGGGCGCTGCCCCCGCCTGCCCTGTGGGTGCGGagccccaggggagctggagttcctgcccccccccacccccggcaggcACCTGGGGAGCCCTGCAGCAGGGGGTACTCCGGGTCGCTGACCACCACGTAGGTGGAGTCCAGCAGGCGAGGGCCGTGCCAGCAGCTGTAGTTGCCGGCGGCCGGCTGGTCCAGGCCCTCGAGCGTGAGGGTGCGGCCCGCCACGTAGTGCTCAGCCATGATCTCGGACTCCCCGTTCTGCTTCCAGGACACGTGCTCCTGGGGGGTGTCGCACGTCACCACCACCTGGCCATTCACCTCCCCGACCAGAACTGGGGAGAAGGGACCCGCAGCGTCAGTGCCAGCgcgtggggcgggggcaggccaGACACAAGGCCTGCAagagccccccacaccctccctggGCAGGGTGTacctgtgccccccccaggggaccagatgtacccctcccccccagggccctgtgcctccccccgccccgccgcaggAGCCAGGCATGTCCTGTGTCCCCTCCTCCGCCCCAGGGCcctgtgcctcccccccccccgccgcagggcCCGGCATGTcctgggtccccctcccctcccccccagggccctgtgcctccccccaccccgccgcagGGGCCAGGTGTGCTGATGCCCACACAcagtctccttccccctccccctccacagggTGTGACTCACATTTGCTGGGGAAGCCcgtcagggctgcagcagggaccaCACACAGCACCTGCACTAGGGCTACCAGCATCAGCATCTGTGGGGCCAGAGGGGCAGAGTTAGTGAGCTGCACGGGCACCCGCATGGAGCTCCACATCCCAACGGCCCGGCCACAGAgtcccagcaccctgagcctaGCCCCAAGGCCTGAGcactcagcccctgcctgcgGGGCTCCCAGCAATGGGCAGGGGGCCCTGGGGAGTCCTGGGGGACCCCCTCCACAGGAGCCACGGAATACGCAGCCAGGGCCACGAGGAGCCAGGGCCCTTAGTCTGTGTAGCCAGgactgtctctgtctgtctgtggcaCACCCagtgcaatggggccctgatcccgggGCGGGTGGGGCCCTGATCCCGGGGCACGGGGCTGTGCTGTGCCTGGCATGGTGGGGGCCCCGCTCTCTGGGGTGGGAGTTGGGGTCtgtgcagccaggggctggggccggcaGAGAGGGGCCCACCAGGAAGCGGGTACTGGAGAAGGCAGTGGGCTGTACCGTTGAAGAGGACGAAGTGATGGGCCTGGGCAGgtaggaggaggcagggccggctttagggcggTTCCCCTGATTCCCGGGAATCGGACCCCGCACCctccgccaaagtgccaccagaAACAGCGgcaaccgattgagctgccgccgaattgctgccgtcTTCGGAGGCATTTCAGCGGCAGCTCTTTTGAATCGGGTCCCGcacgtcctaaagccggccctgggaggAGGTGCATGGAGTGGGGGcccagcactgggggaggggtaGAGAGCCCCATGGATCAGGGAGCATGAAAGGGTCAGGCCAGactctccccccagagcctgcagtgGGCCATGGCAGCTGTTTCCTCGGCAGCCCCAAACTCGATGGACCCCAGCACCAGAGAAGGCAGCGCACTCCCTAGGGCCTCCCTGGGCTGtcactcccagcccttcccctggaGAGGAGTCCACAGCTGGCTCCCTGGGTCAGCCAGCTGTGCCCTGTCCTGCCCTCAGGAGTGCTGGGCCCCTGGGcaggctgcctgctgcccccccacccccagccttacCTCGGAGGGTCGGTGCTCTCTGCTGCtcgcagggctgggcaggctggtgctgtggcagaggcagggctggggtgtgctGTGTGCGGCCCGTATATATTCGCCCCCGGCCCTGTAGGGGAGCCCCTGACGGCACAGAAAGGAGAAGCCAGAGAAACCACAGAGCTGGCAGATGCAATTCTAAGAAGAGAGAAAGCTGGAGAAGCCACACTGGGCTGGGGCCAAAACCAGCGAGAGCTACAGGGCCCCCCATCCCCCGAGGCGAGGGGCCCAGCCCCACAGCGAGAGCTACAGGGTCCCCCCATTGCTCCTGCAGAGCGAGGGGCCTGGCCCCACAGCAAGTCCTGGTTTTCACCCCCCATCAGTCAcgctcccctggagccctggcatGGCTCGATTTgtggctgccccaggagctcccagGCCGCGTGGGAGATGAGGGAGCAGGGGTACAGCAGACAGGTGGCGGAGCACAAGGGGCAGGGAGACGGGAATGGTCTCGGGGCGGCTGGGGGGTTATTGTAGGCCTGGCCACAGAGGGAGCCGATGAGGTGGGAACTGCGGCATGTGCCCCATGTCTGCTGTCCCGCTGGCAGGGCGCGGGCGGAGTCGGCCCAGTGGTGTCTGGGAGGTGAGACAGGCCGTGGCCGTGGAGACGAGGGGAGCCTGACACCAAGGCCATTGGTACCAGCTGGCAAAGGGCTCACTGCTCCTGGGGCACGGCGGGAAAGCCAGGCTCAGGCTGCTCCCCACGCTCCCGGGGGGGAGGCTGCACACGGCTGGTGGAGAGGGAAACACGTGTTAGTATCTGACCCCGGGCAGGTTAACAAACAGGTTTTGAGGCAGACCAGGGAAGTCGATTCACCTGCCTTGCTGTCCGCTAGTCCATGGAGCATTGTCAGCCAGTGCAGCGAAGCCACGGAGCAGAGAGAGGGCTGGGTGGCCCCAGCAGCTTTCCGCACAGGGCTCTCCTgtctccggggggtgggggatatacacagaaatgtggggctgggaggTCATCCAGTTCCCGCCCTGCCCGGGGACAGCACCCAGTGaccctagaccagccctgacgggtttgtccaacctgctcttaaaacctCCGATGACaggatcccaccacctccctcggcCGCCTGGTCAGAGCTTAGCTAGCCTGGGAGTTCGAAAGCTTTCGCTAACATTAGCTCAGtcgcccctgcctgcagcagaCTCTGACTGTCCCTTGTCTGACCTGCTGTGTCAGAGTCCAGCTGAGAGCCCCGactcctgccagcagcagctcttAGCCGCCTCACACCTCCCCCGGCCGTCAGGGTGGGCAGATCCAAATCCCCCGGGTGTTGGTTCCCAGGTGTCAATGTCTGAGCCACTGGATTCATGGGTGTCTTTTCAAGGCCATGGAGACCAACACCCAGACAGCTAGGTGACACCCACAGCCATGTGTCTTTCCCTGCCCTGAGAGCACACAGGCCTTTCCCACCCCTGAGTAACAATCATcttaggggaaactgaggcacaaacagcccccccccacaaTATTACAGaatattcccactttgtcacatctcTTCCCCATTCCAGactgaactgagcagggtcactttaaccggtgacctggggaagttcaaacCCACAAACGTTATCCACAGGTCCCACAGCATCTTTCGCATCCCCTTGGTAGCTTCCTGCCCGGCACTTCCAAGAGTTAGAATCCCAgaaccacagggttagaagggtCCAGCAGGCAGGAGCTGCTGTGTCCTTAAACGGGGCTCACAGCCCCGTTGCTATTCAATTCAATGTCCTGTGCCCACCCCGCAGCGCGGAGCCGGGTCCCGTCCGCCCGTAGGCCGGGCTGGTCGCTCGCACTCACAGGGGACACATGAGGCCTGTGCCcgtttgccccccccccaaagcctgTGGGTTTGGAACTGGGCTGGGGTCCTGCCACTGCCGCCTCCCCCTTGTCTGCCAGGGAGCGAgggcagcacccccccccccacgtcgGCCATcttggctgcagcctgggctgccctgacccccaggctggagcagggggggacCCCTTGGGCATTTGGTCTTAACCCAGCCCGGTCTCTGGGGCTCTGGTGTCCCgggtgataccagtcagctctgtgttcttggggaaccagggctcagtatctagcctgtctgactcatgaaagacccctccccacctgccGCTTGAACCAAAAGGGGTCAGAGAAAAGatttgcagagagcagtgaagggcgtgggagccacacctagacccctcctgaggGATGAAGGCATCTCCATCAGCATACAGCATGGcgaacagagacaactccccaagcctcatctgcatgaaaggtGGGACAGGGATTCATCCATTAGCATACGGAACGGAGAACAGAGAAccgcagggaagcactgcatcatgggggatctctgctccagatgttaattaACCTCCATCTGCCCACCACACCTGGGCAGGCCCCTCTGGAGCTGTCCCCCG
This genomic interval carries:
- the LOC120406896 gene encoding interleukin-12 subunit beta-like → MLMLVALVQVLCVVPAAALTGFPSKFLVGEVNGQVVVTCDTPQEHVSWKQNGESEIMAEHYVAGRTLTLEGLDQPAAGNYSCWHGPRLLDSTYVVVSDPEYPLLQGSPAYPAPLPPALPRPAVPPGGPLLRAPPDRPVLCRSPGGAPGAWVYVGGGAALQGPDRPQPFTVTLADGTFCPFAEEPRPLELALEGISAESFVNITRHLFLRDIVRPGPPQDVTAQSKGGRLHLSWAPPASWSSPHSYFLLRYQLEYKQWDGTTGSLQLEGVTETSVEGDVQWVQIRCQDPLVNSTWSPWTTWRKV